In the Sphaerodactylus townsendi isolate TG3544 linkage group LG10, MPM_Stown_v2.3, whole genome shotgun sequence genome, one interval contains:
- the SPP1 gene encoding osteopontin — protein MKIAILCLCLFTIALAGPLRKSKFHHDSASTEDKHDSRGHHGHRHHHHHSHSQSQEHSHEHVNSHESQEHHSSSHQSSESSEEREITEQQTLLLPSGKSKEDDLNHSDVDDHDDVDHDDVDSHDDVDSHDDVDDHDDVDDDTHSHSDESNESDSSDQAVTDVSTDIPFTPFATPGPFTGRGDSPYGMLAAEPVFLRKSKKSGKFDSHDTTEEVDNSSHVESNESPSSESPDTSVESEDKSNLHDSNEVHSASHQSVENDSLQKSVENDSHQKLDSVEDDHDHDHDIDNEIGY, from the exons ATGAAGATTGCTATTCTGTGCTTGTGTCTTTTCACCATTGCCTTGGCGGGGCCA CTCAGAAAATCAAAATTCCACCATGATTCAGCGAGCACAGAAGATAAGCat GACTCCAGGGGTCATCATGGTCACCGACACCACCACCATCACAGCCATTCACAGAGCCAGGAACATAGCCATGAGCATGTGAACAGCCACGAGTCTCAAGAGCATCATTCATCCTCCCATCAG AGCTCTGAATCTTCAGAAGAAAGAGAAATCACTGAACAACAA ACCCTTCTGCTACCTTCTGGTAAGAGTAAGGAAGATGACCTCAACCATAGCGACGTGGATGACCATGACGATGTGGACCATGATGACGTGGACAGCCATGATGACGTGGACAGCCATGATGACGTGGATGACCATGATGATGTGGATGATGACACCCACAGCCATTCAGATGAGTCCAATGAATCAGACAGTTCCGATCAAGCCGTCACTGATGTTTCCACTGACATCCCTTTTACTCCATTTGCCACACCTGGCCCCTTTACAGGCAGAGGTGACAGCCCTTACGGAATGCTGGCTGCGGAACCAGTGTTTTTGAGGAAGTCCAAAAAGTCTGGAAAG TTCGATTCTCATGACACCACAGAGGAAGTTGACAACTCATCACACGTGGAAAGCAATGAGTCCCCCTCTTCTGAAAGTCCAGATACTAGTGTAGAATCAGAGGACAAAAGTAACTTGCATGACAGCAATGAGGTCCACAGTGCATCCCACCAGAGCGTAGAGAATGACAGCCTCCAGAAAAGTGTAGAGAATGACAGCCACCAGAAACTTGACAGTGTTGAGGATGACCATGACCACGACCACGACATAGACAATGAGATTGGATACTAA